The following DNA comes from Polyangia bacterium.
GGCGCGCCGGATCGCCGACGCCGGCCGCGCGCAGCAGATCGACAATGCCCGGCGCGTCCAGCAGGGCCAGCAACAAATGCGGCAGCGCGACCTCCGGCTGATCGCGGGCGCGGGCCAGCTTTTGCGCCGCCACCACCGCCCGCCGGGCCGACGGCGCCAGAAAATCGAACTTCACTTGGTGGCGTTCACGTACCGCAGGCGCAGATCATAAAGCAGGCTTTCCATCAGCTTTTCCTCGGCGGCGGTCAGGTTGCCGCGTGTCTTCGCCTCCAGCATGGTGAGGATGTCGATGGTGTGCTTGGCCAGCGACAGATCCTTCTCTGGCGCGCCGCCGTCCGGCGGTTCCAGCTCGCCCAGGTGCAAAAGCGCCGAGCTGCCCAGCGACAGCACGAAGGTGTGAAAGTCGACCGCCGGCAACGCCGTGGCGTCGTGGCCATGTTCAAGCGGAGGTTCCATCGCCGATGGAAGATCGGCGGCGGCCGCGGGCGCCTGGGCCGCTGGCCCGCTGGAGGCGCCGCCTTCGGTGAAACTGCGCCGATCGGTGACCGTGAACCCGCCCTGCTTCGGATCGGAGCTCGTCATGGCCAGAGGTTACGCAGCTATCTCCGTTGTTTCAATCTCCGTGCGCGCCGGTGGTCAGGCGGGGAGGACCGACCGCATCGAAAGCGCAATCGCTAGTTGTGCGAGTTGGTGCCGGCGTCGCCGGCTTCGGGCTCGTCGCGCTCGTCCGGCTCGTCGAGATCGTCGGCCGGGTCGTCGCCGCCGTGGGTGCCCTTGTCGGCGATGTCGGCCAGCGCTTTGAGGTGCTTTTCATAGTCCTTGCGGGTGACCAGCCCCTTCTTGATGTTTCTCTCCACCGTCCGCCGGTCGAAAAGCCGGGCATTCTTGGCGTCCGCGTCGCGAGTCATGGCGGAGTTAGCTATCACACCCGACCGCCGGGGGGAAGCGGCCCCCGCGTCGCCACCCCGCCGGGATTGGAAATATCCACCGGCCCGTCGCGGTTGTAAGCTGCGCCGTCGCCGCCGGCGGCTTTTACTGCAAAACGAGACTGACGGAGATTTCATGGACGTCCGGGTCATCAATGAACTGGTTCACACGCAGTCCGCGTTCGTCGAGAAGCTGAACGCCGAGATGTCGAAGGTCATCGTCGGGCAAAAGACGATGATCGAACGGATCCTGATCGGGCTTTTGACCGGCGGGCACGTGCTTTTGGAAGGTGTCCCCGGCCTGGCCAAGACGCTGACGGTCAAGACGCTGTCCGATGCGCTGCACATGCAGTTTCGGCGCATCCAGTTCACGCCCGACCTCCTGCCGGCCGACATCGTCGGCACGGTGATCTACAACCAGGCCAAAAGCGAGTTCATCTCGAAGAAGGGACCGATCTTCGCCAATCTGGTCCTGGCCGACGAGATCAACCGCGCGCCGGCCAAGGTGCAATCGGCGCTGCTGGAGGCGATGCAGGAACGCCAGGTGACCATCGGCGACGCCACGCACAAGCTGCCGGATCCATTTCTGGTGATGGCCACGCAGAACCCGATTGAACAGGAAGGAACGTACGCGTTGCCGGAGGCTCAGCTTGATCGGTTCATGTTGATGATCAAGGTCGGTTACCCCAGCCGCGACGACGAACGCGCCATCATGGACCGCATGACGTCGGGAATGGACGTGCGCGCCGAGCCGGTGGCCACGCCGGCGGAGATCGCCGAGGCGCGCTCGGTCGTCGGGCAGGTCTACATCGACGAGAAGATCCGCGATTACATCGTCAGCATCGTCCACGCCACGCGCGAACCAAAGGCGCACGGCCTGGGCGCGCTGGCCGACTTCATCCAGTACGGGGCCAGCCCGCGGGCGTCGATCTATCTGAACCTGGCGGCGCGCGCCCACGCTTTTTTGCGCCACCGCGGGTACGTCACGCCGGAAGACATCAAGGCGGTGGGCGTCGATGTCCTGCGCCACCGCGTGATCCTGACCTACGAGGCGGAGGCCGAGGAGATCACCTCCG
Coding sequences within:
- a CDS encoding DUF1844 domain-containing protein encodes the protein MTSSDPKQGGFTVTDRRSFTEGGASSGPAAQAPAAAADLPSAMEPPLEHGHDATALPAVDFHTFVLSLGSSALLHLGELEPPDGGAPEKDLSLAKHTIDILTMLEAKTRGNLTAAEEKLMESLLYDLRLRYVNATK
- a CDS encoding MoxR family ATPase: MDVRVINELVHTQSAFVEKLNAEMSKVIVGQKTMIERILIGLLTGGHVLLEGVPGLAKTLTVKTLSDALHMQFRRIQFTPDLLPADIVGTVIYNQAKSEFISKKGPIFANLVLADEINRAPAKVQSALLEAMQERQVTIGDATHKLPDPFLVMATQNPIEQEGTYALPEAQLDRFMLMIKVGYPSRDDERAIMDRMTSGMDVRAEPVATPAEIAEARSVVGQVYIDEKIRDYIVSIVHATREPKAHGLGALADFIQYGASPRASIYLNLAARAHAFLRHRGYVTPEDIKAVGVDVLRHRVILTYEAEAEEITSETVIRKLFEHVEVP